A stretch of the Chlamydia pecorum E58 genome encodes the following:
- a CDS encoding N-acetylmuramoyl-L-alanine amidase family protein: MFLGASFSLFSSEPSRIRKGEVIFIDPGHGGKDHGTASKELFYEEKSLTLSLSLYVQSYLKRMGYKPVLTRSSDVYVDLAKRAQLANQGKADVFVSIHCNYSPNVEAYGTEIYFYNGKGSATRSRKSEALGKDVLAAMKKHGSLKSRGIRVGNFAVIRETTMPAILIETGFLSNPRERSALLDIRYRMHLAKGIAEGIHNFLSRQGFQGQKSSK; encoded by the coding sequence ATGTTCTTAGGAGCCTCGTTTTCCTTATTTTCTAGTGAACCTAGCCGTATACGTAAGGGTGAAGTGATCTTTATTGATCCAGGACATGGAGGAAAAGATCATGGAACGGCAAGCAAGGAGTTATTCTATGAGGAGAAATCTTTAACATTGTCGTTATCCTTGTATGTGCAAAGTTACCTTAAGAGAATGGGCTATAAGCCCGTGCTCACGCGATCTTCAGATGTTTATGTGGATTTGGCAAAAAGAGCCCAGCTGGCGAACCAAGGAAAAGCAGATGTTTTTGTAAGCATCCATTGTAACTATTCTCCTAATGTTGAAGCGTATGGTACGGAGATCTATTTTTATAATGGCAAGGGGAGTGCTACGAGAAGTCGGAAATCAGAAGCCCTAGGGAAAGACGTTTTGGCTGCAATGAAGAAACATGGTTCTTTAAAATCTCGAGGGATTCGTGTAGGGAATTTTGCTGTTATCCGGGAAACTACCATGCCTGCAATCCTTATTGAAACAGGCTTTTTATCTAACCCTCGGGAACGTTCGGCATTATTGGACATACGTTATCGCATGCACTTAGCTAAGGGGATCGCTGAAGGCATCCACAATTTTCTTTCTAGACAAGGGTTTCAAGGCCAGAAGAGCTCCAAATGA
- a CDS encoding HU family DNA-binding protein, protein MATMTKKKLISTISQDHKIHPNHVRTVIQNFLDKMTDALVKGDRLEFRDFGVLQVVERKPKVGRNPKNAAVPIHIPARKAVKFTPGKRMKRLIETPNKQS, encoded by the coding sequence ATGGCTACCATGACTAAAAAGAAACTGATTAGTACGATTTCTCAGGATCATAAGATCCATCCTAATCATGTTCGTACAGTAATTCAGAATTTTCTGGATAAGATGACTGATGCTTTAGTTAAAGGTGATCGGTTAGAGTTTCGAGATTTTGGTGTGTTGCAAGTTGTAGAAAGAAAGCCTAAAGTTGGTCGTAATCCTAAAAATGCTGCAGTGCCTATACATATCCCAGCGAGAAAAGCTGTGAAATTTACGCCTGGAAAAAGAATGAAGCGCTTGATTGAAACTCCTAATAAACAATCTTAG
- a CDS encoding acetyl-CoA carboxylase carboxyltransferase subunit alpha → MELLPHEKQVVEYEKTIAEFKEKNKKNSLLSSSEIQKLERRLDKLKEKIYSDLTPWERVQICRHPSRPRTVNYIEGMCEDFVELRGDRTFRDDPAVVGGFAKIQGHRFILVGQEKGCDTSSRVHRNFGMLYPEGFRKALRLGKLAQKFGLPLVCLIDTPGAYPGLNAEERGQGWAIAQNLLEFSRLATPIIVVIIGEGCSGGALGMAVGDSVAMLEHSYYSVISPEGCASILWKDPKKNSEAAAMLKMHGEDLKQFAIVDAVIKEPIGGAHHNPAAVYLHVQNFIVQEWLRLKDLSVEELLEKRYQKFRTIGLYDETPPESSSEA, encoded by the coding sequence ATGGAACTTCTTCCACATGAAAAGCAAGTGGTTGAATATGAGAAAACCATAGCGGAATTTAAAGAAAAAAATAAAAAAAATTCTTTACTCTCCTCTTCAGAGATCCAGAAGTTGGAACGAAGATTAGATAAGTTAAAAGAGAAGATCTATTCTGATTTGACTCCCTGGGAAAGGGTGCAGATCTGTCGTCATCCCTCTCGTCCTCGGACGGTGAATTATATCGAGGGAATGTGTGAGGACTTTGTTGAGCTGCGAGGGGATAGAACATTTCGTGATGATCCTGCTGTGGTAGGAGGATTTGCGAAAATTCAAGGGCACCGTTTTATCCTTGTGGGCCAGGAAAAGGGCTGTGACACCTCTTCTCGTGTGCATAGAAATTTTGGAATGTTATATCCTGAGGGCTTTCGGAAGGCATTACGTCTCGGAAAGCTTGCTCAGAAGTTTGGGCTTCCCCTAGTTTGTCTGATAGATACTCCTGGAGCTTATCCTGGCCTTAATGCTGAGGAACGTGGGCAAGGATGGGCGATAGCACAGAATTTGCTAGAGTTTTCTAGATTGGCGACTCCTATTATTGTAGTGATTATTGGTGAGGGGTGTTCCGGAGGAGCTCTAGGCATGGCTGTAGGGGATTCGGTTGCAATGCTAGAGCATTCCTACTATTCTGTAATTTCTCCTGAGGGATGCGCTTCTATCCTTTGGAAAGATCCAAAGAAAAATAGTGAAGCTGCAGCTATGTTAAAAATGCATGGAGAAGATCTTAAGCAGTTTGCTATTGTAGATGCTGTGATTAAGGAACCTATTGGTGGGGCTCATCATAATCCTGCTGCTGTGTATCTTCATGTTCAGAACTTTATTGTTCAAGAGTGGTTGCGATTAAAAGACCTATCTGTCGAGGAACTCTTAGAAAAACGCTATCAGAAATTTCGAACTATAGGTCTTTATGATGAAACTCCTCCTGAAAGCAGTTCTGAGGCATAA
- a CDS encoding ABC transporter ATP-binding protein has translation MKLLLKAVLRHKKHLFVLACSLFSIVGLAISSQAEIFSLGMIAKTGPDAFVLFGSRESGKLTKVSKLNQQDIIDNWNAISGSSGQITVTQANAYIAKHGNKAVSITGKASRFITQHIDLTNFWGLAVFLICIAIFKAISLFFQRFLSQVVLIRISRDLRQDYFQALQRLPMTFFHSHDMGNLSSRVIMDSTTIAQAVNSLMLNYVHTPITLIFALAVCISISWQFSLLVCVGFPVFLLPIVIIARKIKLFAKDIQKRQDNFSSVLLDFLSGIVTAKVFNTETFSFNKYCEQNNQISSLEEKSAAYGLLPRPLLHLIASLFFAFVIIIGMYQFAIPADELLVFCGLLYLIYDPIKKFGDENVNIMKGCAAAERFYEVCAHPDITSGSSALFEFPGIQTSLEFKNVSFGYHQNQHVIKNLSFTLRQGEALGIVGPTGSGKTSITKLLPRLYEASEGQILINSEPITSYSKSSLRDHIACVLQSPYLFYDTVWNNLTFGRDIPEEEVYEALHQAHAYDFVSNLPQGVHSLLEEAGKSLSGGQLQRLTIARALLKKASILILDEATSSLDAISENHIKEIIGELKGRYTQIIIAHRLSTLEHVDRILYLENGEKIAEGTKEELCRSCPEFSRMWELSTV, from the coding sequence ATGAAACTCCTCCTGAAAGCAGTTCTGAGGCATAAAAAGCATCTTTTCGTTCTTGCGTGTTCTCTATTTTCTATCGTAGGACTGGCAATTTCTTCCCAAGCAGAGATTTTTTCTTTAGGGATGATTGCAAAGACGGGACCTGATGCGTTTGTTTTATTTGGGAGTCGCGAATCAGGGAAGCTTACTAAGGTCTCGAAGTTAAATCAACAAGATATTATCGATAATTGGAATGCGATTTCTGGCTCTTCAGGGCAGATCACAGTGACGCAAGCAAATGCTTATATTGCCAAACATGGCAACAAAGCCGTATCGATTACGGGAAAGGCATCGCGTTTTATTACTCAGCATATAGATCTTACAAACTTTTGGGGGTTGGCTGTCTTTCTTATTTGCATTGCGATCTTTAAGGCCATATCGTTGTTTTTCCAGCGTTTTCTTTCTCAGGTAGTCTTGATTCGTATAAGTCGAGATTTGCGTCAGGACTACTTTCAGGCTTTACAACGGCTTCCCATGACGTTTTTCCATTCTCACGATATGGGGAACTTAAGCAGCAGAGTGATTATGGACTCCACGACTATAGCGCAGGCTGTGAACTCTTTAATGCTAAATTATGTCCATACTCCCATTACATTAATTTTTGCTCTTGCTGTGTGCATATCTATTTCTTGGCAGTTTTCTTTATTAGTATGTGTAGGTTTCCCTGTATTTCTCTTGCCGATTGTGATTATAGCAAGAAAAATTAAATTGTTCGCTAAGGATATCCAAAAGCGCCAAGATAATTTTTCTTCGGTTCTCTTAGATTTTCTTTCAGGAATAGTTACGGCGAAAGTGTTCAATACAGAAACTTTTTCCTTTAATAAATACTGTGAGCAGAATAACCAGATCTCCTCTTTAGAAGAAAAAAGTGCTGCTTATGGCTTACTTCCACGACCCTTGTTGCATTTGATCGCCTCCTTATTTTTTGCCTTTGTAATTATTATTGGGATGTATCAATTTGCCATCCCTGCCGATGAGCTCTTGGTTTTTTGTGGTCTGTTATATCTTATTTATGATCCTATAAAGAAGTTTGGTGATGAGAATGTCAATATCATGAAGGGCTGTGCAGCTGCGGAGCGATTTTATGAGGTTTGTGCTCATCCTGATATTACCTCGGGATCCTCAGCTCTTTTTGAGTTTCCTGGAATACAAACTTCTCTAGAGTTTAAAAACGTCAGCTTTGGCTATCATCAGAATCAACATGTGATTAAGAACCTTAGTTTCACCTTAAGACAAGGCGAGGCACTAGGGATTGTTGGCCCTACGGGATCAGGAAAAACCTCAATAACAAAACTTCTGCCGCGTCTTTATGAGGCTTCGGAGGGGCAGATTCTCATTAACTCTGAGCCAATCACTTCTTATAGTAAATCTTCATTACGAGACCATATAGCGTGTGTTCTGCAATCTCCCTATTTATTTTACGATACTGTTTGGAACAACCTCACTTTTGGAAGAGATATTCCTGAAGAGGAGGTTTATGAGGCTCTTCATCAGGCACATGCATATGACTTTGTCTCGAACCTTCCCCAAGGGGTTCACAGCTTGCTAGAAGAAGCTGGGAAAAGCCTGTCTGGAGGACAGCTTCAGCGCTTAACGATAGCAAGAGCATTATTGAAAAAGGCTTCTATTTTAATTTTAGACGAAGCGACTTCTTCCTTAGATGCGATTAGTGAAAACCACATCAAGGAGATCATCGGAGAGTTAAAAGGCCGCTACACGCAGATTATCATTGCTCATAGGCTTTCTACTTTAGAGCATGTCGATCGGATTCTTTATCTTGAAAATGGAGAGAAAATAGCCGAAGGGACAAAAGAAGAGCTTTGCAGGAGCTGTCCAGAGTTTTCAAGAATGTGGGAGCTATCTACAGTTTGA
- a CDS encoding MqnA/MqnD/SBP family protein, translating to MILTTAFSPCPNDIFLFRSFLNNEVSPVLNQITITDIQTLNQLAVKRQFSLMKMSASLFPEVSDYYNLLEVGNTLGHNCGPILLSKDPEAPLLTIATPGDATTAHTLCKHHYPEARLIPMPYGNILNAILSDEVCGGVLIHEERFSYDPCLHLRADFGKLWQRNTVFPLPLGCIAIAKDVPQPLVQHLTNSLRKSLLASLQNPDSAASLATQYSKNKDLQVIHQFIATYVNKETFYLSKSGKKAFHMLWQYDV from the coding sequence ATGATACTTACTACTGCCTTCTCTCCCTGTCCGAATGATATTTTTTTATTTCGATCCTTTTTGAACAATGAGGTCTCTCCTGTCCTGAATCAAATTACAATTACTGATATTCAAACGTTAAATCAGCTTGCTGTAAAGCGTCAGTTTTCTCTTATGAAAATGTCGGCATCTTTATTCCCTGAAGTTTCGGACTACTACAATCTTTTAGAGGTAGGCAATACCCTTGGACATAATTGTGGCCCCATTCTTCTTTCCAAAGATCCTGAAGCCCCTCTTCTTACCATTGCCACACCAGGAGACGCTACAACTGCCCATACACTTTGCAAGCACCACTATCCTGAGGCAAGGTTAATCCCTATGCCTTATGGGAACATCCTCAATGCGATTCTTTCTGATGAGGTTTGCGGAGGAGTTCTGATTCATGAGGAACGTTTCAGCTACGATCCTTGTCTACATTTACGCGCAGATTTTGGAAAACTCTGGCAAAGAAATACAGTTTTTCCTCTTCCTCTTGGTTGCATTGCAATCGCTAAGGACGTCCCTCAACCTCTCGTGCAACACCTGACAAATTCTCTGAGAAAATCTCTTCTTGCCTCTCTACAAAACCCTGACTCTGCTGCATCTCTAGCAACACAATACTCTAAAAACAAAGACCTTCAGGTAATTCATCAATTCATAGCGACTTACGTAAACAAAGAAACCTTCTATCTTTCTAAAAGTGGAAAAAAAGCGTTTCACATGCTATGGCAGTACGATGTCTAG
- a CDS encoding putative quorum-sensing-regulated virulence factor, with protein sequence MSVLIFYDTETTGTQIDKDRVIEIAAYNSSTKESFVTYVNPEIPVPEDSSKIHGITTAMVSSAPTFPEAYHNFKQFCGSASILVAHNNDNFDLPLLQKECQRYSLEPLNLRTIDSLKWAKKYRPDLPKHNLQYLRQVYGFAENQAHRALDDVITLHKVFSALVGDLTPEQILALLEESFHPRVFKMPFGKYKGKTLSEIPASYLEWLENQGALDKPENQDMKAAIALLKQPV encoded by the coding sequence ATGTCTGTATTGATTTTTTATGACACCGAAACTACAGGAACGCAAATTGATAAAGATCGAGTGATAGAAATTGCTGCCTACAATAGCTCCACAAAAGAATCTTTTGTCACTTATGTAAATCCTGAGATTCCCGTTCCTGAAGATTCTTCTAAAATTCATGGGATTACCACTGCAATGGTATCTTCTGCACCGACTTTTCCTGAAGCCTACCATAATTTTAAGCAGTTCTGTGGCAGTGCAAGCATTCTTGTCGCTCATAACAATGATAACTTCGACCTTCCTCTGCTTCAAAAAGAGTGCCAAAGATATTCCTTAGAGCCACTAAACTTGCGCACAATAGATTCCCTAAAGTGGGCAAAAAAATATCGCCCAGATCTTCCTAAGCATAACCTACAGTATTTACGACAAGTCTATGGCTTTGCAGAAAACCAAGCCCATAGAGCTCTAGATGACGTTATTACGCTACACAAGGTCTTTTCTGCTTTAGTCGGAGACCTAACCCCCGAGCAGATTCTAGCTCTTCTAGAAGAGAGCTTCCATCCTAGAGTCTTTAAAATGCCCTTTGGGAAATACAAAGGGAAGACGCTATCAGAGATCCCTGCCTCTTACTTAGAGTGGCTTGAAAATCAAGGTGCTCTCGACAAACCTGAAAATCAAGATATGAAAGCTGCGATTGCCCTACTGAAGCAACCTGTATGA
- a CDS encoding YbjN domain-containing protein yields the protein MTTWILNQNNLTRFLKESNLEPYFEKSSGLIYINILANDHELPLFFVIRSEGEVLQLICYFPYQLSDTHQGATARLLHLLNRDIDIPGFGMDEEQGLIFYRLVIPCLEKYISGPLLRVYIDTVKIISDSFSHAIGLVSTGNMNLDEMKKLAKEKAQES from the coding sequence ATGACAACATGGATATTAAATCAAAATAACCTTACAAGATTCCTTAAAGAATCTAACTTAGAACCTTACTTTGAAAAGTCTAGTGGTTTGATCTATATCAATATTCTTGCCAACGATCATGAACTCCCTCTATTTTTCGTTATCCGTAGTGAGGGAGAGGTTCTCCAGTTAATCTGTTATTTCCCTTATCAGCTTTCCGATACACATCAGGGCGCCACAGCACGACTTTTGCATCTTCTCAACCGCGATATTGATATTCCAGGATTCGGAATGGATGAAGAGCAAGGGCTGATCTTTTACAGGCTGGTGATTCCCTGCCTAGAAAAGTACATCAGCGGTCCTTTACTTCGGGTTTATATTGATACCGTTAAGATCATTAGCGATAGCTTCTCCCATGCAATAGGGCTAGTTTCCACAGGAAATATGAACTTAGATGAAATGAAGAAGCTTGCCAAAGAAAAAGCTCAGGAATCTTAG
- a CDS encoding FliO/MopB family protein, which produces MFQKFFDFLIYLSDDLALVDAIQDQVSFQEIFPPGNLKIEIAKMLLSLFFLLTMFGIGAWAFKKFVKSRGQVFSGSSIIKVLDKRALTPKTYIYLIQVANKILIIAENSEKTTMLSEFPPNTDIGELLQNQKDNQLPSSTSEFLNKAIQKIHKHQNP; this is translated from the coding sequence ATGTTTCAAAAATTTTTTGATTTTCTTATTTATCTTTCAGATGATCTCGCATTAGTGGATGCCATCCAAGATCAGGTTTCCTTTCAAGAGATTTTCCCTCCAGGGAATCTGAAAATAGAAATCGCTAAAATGCTTTTATCTTTGTTTTTTTTGCTGACGATGTTTGGGATCGGTGCGTGGGCCTTTAAGAAATTTGTAAAATCTCGAGGGCAAGTCTTTTCTGGTTCCTCTATAATAAAAGTCCTTGATAAGAGAGCTCTCACTCCAAAAACGTATATTTACCTAATTCAAGTTGCAAATAAGATTCTCATTATTGCGGAAAACTCGGAAAAAACAACGATGCTTTCAGAGTTTCCTCCAAATACGGACATAGGTGAACTCCTCCAAAACCAAAAGGATAACCAACTCCCCTCTTCAACTTCAGAATTTCTAAATAAGGCTATTCAAAAAATCCACAAGCATCAAAATCCTTAG
- a CDS encoding HAD-IIB family hydrolase yields MEKLLVTDIDGTITDQAYRLDSEVIDALVSLNRSGWDLFFLTGRYFSYARKLFQNFPVPYLLGCQNGASVWSSTSLSWIYSQNLSREVLASLQEALGGFPVVMSIESGAQHQDYCYRFSPTSESQCLHELLDPIYFPTAQERTKLVHVKDLSTDYGFPSFAAAKIFGEENVVRDIYKSLSRNQGLLALVNLVLIRWPFDPKYSIVFITEKHVSKGHTLDRVIERLYGGKKPFIMASGDDNNDTDLILRGDYRIVMNSAPQELHGIADFLAPPAEEKGILPAWEAGDHYFNAIAKV; encoded by the coding sequence ATGGAGAAGTTATTAGTCACAGATATTGATGGAACCATTACAGATCAAGCCTACAGATTGGATTCCGAGGTGATTGATGCTTTAGTTTCTTTGAACCGCTCTGGCTGGGACTTATTTTTTCTTACAGGAAGGTATTTTTCTTATGCCCGGAAGTTATTTCAAAACTTTCCTGTCCCCTATCTTCTAGGATGTCAAAATGGTGCCTCTGTATGGTCCTCAACATCCCTGTCATGGATATACTCTCAGAATCTCAGTCGTGAGGTGCTTGCTTCCCTTCAGGAAGCTTTAGGAGGGTTTCCAGTAGTTATGTCTATAGAGTCTGGAGCTCAGCATCAAGATTACTGCTATCGGTTTTCTCCTACTTCGGAATCGCAGTGTTTGCATGAGCTTTTAGATCCGATCTATTTCCCAACAGCTCAGGAGCGCACAAAGCTTGTACACGTAAAAGACTTAAGCACTGACTATGGGTTCCCCTCATTTGCTGCGGCAAAAATTTTTGGAGAAGAAAATGTTGTTCGAGATATCTATAAATCCCTTTCTAGAAATCAAGGACTCCTTGCTTTGGTGAACCTAGTCCTTATACGATGGCCCTTTGACCCAAAGTACAGTATTGTCTTTATCACGGAGAAGCATGTTTCCAAAGGCCACACTTTAGATCGGGTAATAGAGCGTCTTTATGGAGGGAAAAAACCCTTCATTATGGCATCAGGAGATGACAATAATGATACCGATCTAATTTTAAGGGGAGATTATAGGATTGTCATGAACTCTGCGCCCCAAGAACTGCATGGGATCGCAGATTTCCTTGCGCCCCCAGCAGAAGAAAAGGGCATTCTTCCAGCTTGGGAGGCGGGAGACCACTATTTTAACGCGATTGCTAAGGTTTAG
- a CDS encoding enoyl-[acyl-carrier-protein] reductase — MLKIDLTGKIAFIAGVGDDQGYGWGIAKMLAEAGATIIVGTWVPIYKIFTQSWELGKFDESRKLSNGQLLQIAKVYPMDASFDSPEDVPESIAENKRYKGISGYTVSEIAAQVANDFGTIDIFVHSLANSPEISKPLLETSRKGYLAAISTSSYSFVSLLAHFGPIMNSGGCTISLTYLASMRAVPGYGGGMSSAKAALESDTKTLAWEAGRRWNIRVNTISAGPLASRAGKAIGFIENMVSYYLEWAPLPEAMTAEQVGAVAAFLASPLASAITGETLYVDHGANVMGIGPEMLPKP, encoded by the coding sequence ATGTTGAAGATAGATCTTACAGGTAAAATTGCGTTTATTGCGGGTGTTGGCGATGATCAGGGTTACGGCTGGGGAATTGCAAAAATGCTCGCAGAAGCTGGAGCGACAATTATTGTAGGGACCTGGGTACCTATATATAAGATCTTCACGCAATCTTGGGAATTAGGGAAGTTTGATGAATCCCGAAAACTCTCTAATGGTCAGCTCTTACAAATCGCTAAGGTCTACCCTATGGATGCCAGCTTTGATTCCCCTGAAGATGTTCCTGAAAGCATTGCTGAAAACAAGCGTTACAAAGGTATTTCTGGCTATACAGTCTCGGAAATTGCTGCGCAGGTTGCAAATGATTTTGGCACTATTGATATTTTTGTGCATTCCCTAGCTAATAGTCCTGAGATCTCCAAACCCCTACTGGAAACTTCCAGGAAAGGATATCTTGCAGCAATTAGCACCTCTTCATATTCCTTTGTTAGCCTCTTAGCTCATTTTGGTCCCATTATGAACTCTGGGGGGTGTACCATCTCACTTACCTATCTTGCCTCTATGCGTGCCGTTCCAGGATATGGTGGAGGAATGAGCTCAGCAAAAGCTGCCCTAGAAAGCGATACAAAAACCTTAGCGTGGGAAGCAGGAAGGCGCTGGAACATCCGCGTAAATACGATTTCCGCAGGGCCTCTTGCTAGCAGGGCTGGGAAGGCCATTGGCTTTATCGAAAATATGGTCTCCTATTACTTAGAGTGGGCTCCTCTCCCAGAAGCCATGACTGCAGAACAAGTCGGAGCTGTAGCAGCATTTCTTGCTTCTCCTCTTGCTAGTGCCATTACAGGAGAAACTCTATACGTAGATCACGGCGCTAATGTCATGGGAATCGGACCAGAAATGCTCCCTAAACCTTAG
- a CDS encoding RluA family pseudouridine synthase, with product MHTFSWIAENPERLSSFLCARLPNHSKLTVLRSIRYQHCRINGSIERFESYKVQPGDRVAISIVHNQQQPSLLWEDAHSCIYDKPPYLTTEEIAKTLGRNLVHRLDRDTTGCLLFAKTQDAMQKLSDLFKQRNIHKQYITLVFGLPKQCSGTLTTFTAPKYKRCGAVLFGTTTPSQGKLTITKWTVLQRYKHYSLLLCEPITGRTHQIRLHMKHLGHPIVGDIDYGSKQQPKGVFRPLLHAHSLKFVSPFSGETIYVTASSKKNPRVLAAHLLKD from the coding sequence ATGCATACGTTTTCCTGGATAGCTGAGAATCCAGAACGGCTATCATCCTTTCTCTGCGCTCGACTACCGAACCATAGCAAACTTACTGTGCTACGCTCGATTCGCTATCAACACTGCCGTATCAACGGCAGTATAGAGCGCTTTGAATCCTACAAAGTACAACCTGGAGATCGCGTGGCTATTTCCATAGTCCACAACCAACAACAACCTTCTTTACTTTGGGAGGATGCTCATAGCTGTATCTATGATAAGCCTCCCTACCTTACTACGGAAGAGATCGCAAAAACTTTAGGTAGGAATCTTGTCCATAGGCTAGATCGAGATACCACAGGATGCTTGTTGTTTGCAAAAACTCAAGATGCCATGCAGAAACTCTCAGATTTATTTAAACAACGAAATATTCATAAACAATATATTACTTTGGTTTTTGGCCTTCCCAAACAATGCTCTGGGACCTTAACTACATTTACAGCTCCCAAATACAAACGCTGTGGTGCTGTACTCTTTGGGACGACAACCCCATCCCAAGGGAAACTTACTATAACGAAATGGACAGTTTTACAGCGCTATAAACACTATTCTTTGCTTCTTTGTGAACCTATAACTGGAAGAACCCACCAAATCCGTCTTCATATGAAGCACTTGGGCCACCCCATTGTTGGAGATATTGACTATGGCTCAAAACAACAGCCTAAAGGAGTTTTTCGTCCTCTTCTTCACGCGCACTCTTTAAAATTTGTTTCTCCTTTTTCAGGAGAAACAATATACGTGACAGCTTCATCTAAAAAAAACCCTAGAGTACTTGCTGCACACCTACTTAAAGATTAA
- the mutY gene encoding A/G-specific adenine glycosylase: MTKIAFSERTKKFPSEVLKKWFIENKRSFPWRENPTPYGVWISEVMLQQTRAEVVVQYYIRWMKKFPTIQALAEAREEEVIKAWEGLGYYTRARFLLEGAKIIVKNFHGEIPDDSFSLSQIRGIGPYTTQAILAFAFKQRTAAIDGNVLRVLSRMFVIENSIDLESTKVWISRIAQAILPTKDPQIIAEALIELGACVCKRSPQCQVCPVREFCGAFEEGKHKKLPIRHARKRTVSLYRWVAVILFEDSVVIEQRQPKEMMAGLYEFPYIEIASEDVLLETHELLQEMKERVGANLMFVGELEEQRQAFTHYKVRLFPRIFHAETKPQFGFLHKIQDLDALPFSSGHKKIKTSMLTYLCGCGTKT, translated from the coding sequence ATGACAAAGATAGCTTTTTCTGAACGAACGAAGAAGTTCCCTTCTGAAGTTTTAAAAAAATGGTTTATAGAAAATAAACGAAGTTTCCCCTGGAGGGAAAATCCTACTCCTTATGGGGTATGGATTTCTGAAGTTATGCTTCAGCAAACTCGAGCTGAAGTTGTAGTTCAGTATTATATCCGGTGGATGAAGAAATTTCCTACGATTCAAGCTTTAGCAGAGGCTAGGGAAGAAGAAGTCATCAAAGCTTGGGAAGGACTAGGATATTATACACGAGCTCGCTTCCTTTTAGAAGGGGCTAAGATAATTGTAAAAAATTTTCATGGGGAAATCCCTGACGACTCTTTTTCTCTATCACAAATCCGAGGGATTGGACCTTACACTACCCAAGCTATCCTTGCTTTTGCCTTTAAGCAACGTACAGCTGCAATTGATGGAAATGTCTTACGTGTACTTAGTCGGATGTTTGTTATAGAAAACTCTATAGACTTAGAATCCACGAAGGTCTGGATTTCAAGGATTGCTCAGGCAATACTTCCCACGAAAGATCCGCAGATTATTGCAGAGGCATTAATTGAATTGGGGGCATGTGTTTGCAAGCGTTCTCCTCAATGCCAAGTGTGCCCTGTTAGGGAGTTTTGCGGAGCTTTTGAGGAAGGGAAGCATAAGAAACTCCCCATTCGGCATGCAAGGAAGAGAACAGTTTCTTTGTATCGGTGGGTGGCGGTGATACTTTTTGAAGATAGCGTTGTAATTGAGCAGAGACAGCCTAAAGAAATGATGGCAGGATTATATGAATTTCCCTACATTGAGATTGCCTCAGAAGATGTCCTTTTAGAAACCCATGAGTTACTTCAAGAGATGAAAGAGCGTGTAGGGGCAAACTTAATGTTCGTAGGAGAACTGGAAGAGCAACGTCAAGCATTTACCCATTATAAAGTGCGCTTATTTCCTAGAATTTTTCATGCAGAGACCAAACCTCAGTTTGGTTTTCTCCATAAGATTCAGGATTTGGATGCTCTTCCCTTTTCTTCAGGGCATAAAAAAATAAAGACTTCAATGTTAACATACTTATGTGGCTGTGGCACAAAAACGTAA
- a CDS encoding MazG nucleotide pyrophosphohydrolase domain-containing protein, with protein sequence MEDKVFSSLIQVVRSMVLEGRCPWMRRQSLLSITESLAEECQEFSEAVVEAKPKKEVISEAGDVLTLTLALCFLLEREGMCSVGEIINEAIAKLRRRAPYIFQEGAHPVSIEEAAYLWELAKCKEKENQE encoded by the coding sequence ATGGAAGACAAGGTCTTTTCCTCTTTAATTCAAGTTGTGCGTTCTATGGTCTTGGAGGGGCGTTGTCCTTGGATGCGTAGACAATCCTTGCTCTCTATTACTGAAAGTCTCGCGGAGGAATGTCAAGAATTTTCAGAAGCAGTTGTGGAAGCCAAGCCTAAGAAAGAGGTGATTTCTGAGGCTGGAGATGTATTGACATTGACGTTGGCCTTATGTTTCCTTTTGGAAAGGGAGGGCATGTGCTCTGTCGGAGAGATCATTAATGAGGCAATTGCAAAGCTACGCCGTCGTGCTCCTTATATCTTTCAAGAGGGGGCACATCCCGTCTCTATTGAAGAGGCTGCCTATCTTTGGGAGCTAGCAAAATGTAAAGAAAAAGAAAATCAAGAGTAG